From Sporosarcina sp. 6E9, a single genomic window includes:
- a CDS encoding heparan-alpha-glucosaminide N-acetyltransferase domain-containing protein, with the protein MSLLNDGSLPKKKRINSLDMTRGLIVFLSVFLSSLPAGVYEFAQHAEWYGVTFIDFIFPGFLTVFGVSLAIAYQNRVRWKRQFKVAFKLILFGLVFNMVMAWSIDFSTLRFTGVLQMYSVIGIVGAVIIYYIKSPVKLTILGILVMGIYSVLFLVIGGACEGGVIEPFCNPSWTIDKVVFGESHTYAQGTRGFDPEGIPIIFGALGNIIFGLAAGRLLIQSNQTSFNPKLILHGISLILLAFLLSSILPFGKKMWAPSFSLLTAGVTSLVLAFFHTFFDRNPVSHIGKVVSEKITWFLVAFGRNSFLIYFGKYVLISLLLNIGIQKNGQLTSLYQTIYGWIEQTSFHPPLTYAFLMVGFWTFVALILNKYKVYVKV; encoded by the coding sequence ATGAGTTTATTAAACGATGGTTCACTACCGAAAAAAAAGCGCATAAATTCACTAGATATGACACGGGGTTTAATTGTCTTCTTATCTGTTTTTTTAAGCAGCTTACCTGCCGGGGTTTATGAGTTTGCACAGCATGCCGAGTGGTATGGTGTCACGTTTATCGATTTTATTTTCCCGGGATTTTTAACTGTATTTGGCGTCAGTTTAGCCATTGCTTATCAAAATAGGGTTAGGTGGAAGCGACAGTTTAAAGTGGCATTTAAGCTTATTTTGTTTGGGCTAGTCTTCAATATGGTCATGGCTTGGTCGATTGATTTTTCAACTTTACGATTTACTGGTGTTCTGCAAATGTATTCTGTTATTGGAATTGTTGGCGCAGTCATTATCTACTATATAAAGTCACCTGTAAAACTTACAATTTTAGGCATCTTGGTTATGGGAATTTATAGCGTTCTATTTTTAGTTATAGGAGGCGCTTGTGAAGGCGGCGTAATCGAGCCGTTTTGTAATCCTTCATGGACAATTGATAAGGTTGTTTTCGGGGAATCACATACTTATGCTCAGGGCACAAGAGGCTTTGATCCAGAAGGGATTCCCATCATTTTTGGCGCGCTTGGGAATATTATTTTTGGACTTGCTGCAGGTAGGTTACTCATTCAAAGTAATCAAACAAGCTTTAATCCAAAGCTTATTCTACACGGGATTTCCTTAATTTTATTGGCTTTTCTTTTATCATCCATTCTACCATTTGGTAAAAAAATGTGGGCGCCTTCCTTTAGTTTATTGACTGCAGGGGTCACATCATTAGTCCTGGCATTTTTTCATACCTTTTTCGACAGGAATCCAGTTTCTCATATCGGGAAAGTTGTTTCAGAGAAGATTACTTGGTTCTTAGTCGCATTTGGTCGAAATAGTTTTCTCATCTATTTCGGGAAATACGTGTTAATTTCACTTTTACTCAATATTGGCATCCAAAAGAATGGCCAATTGACATCACTGTATCAAACAATCTATGGATGGATTGAACAAACCAGTTTTCATCCTCCGCTTACATACGCATTTTTAATGGTTGGGTTTTGGACATTCGTCGCTTTGATTCTAAATAAATATAAAGTGTATGTGAAGGTATAG
- a CDS encoding competence protein ComK — protein MVLLNEFIVKYGTIMFYPENDENGNLHTCIFDNYSVYQVGMCPLELIDTNLKYYGSSLKGARDGASMILGGRNMTPIVVNAKGGIYWFPSKSPSSRDCIWFALHQIKHYEKIDQGRTLVTFYNESTFELDVSYYSFDKRVKEAYKLKCKIDERTTEIPFQVAETKEKFHFNKNNHNLNYGVIKV, from the coding sequence ATGGTATTGCTAAATGAATTTATCGTAAAATATGGAACAATTATGTTCTATCCTGAAAATGATGAAAATGGGAATTTACACACATGTATATTCGATAATTATAGTGTCTATCAAGTGGGAATGTGTCCGTTGGAATTAATAGATACGAATCTGAAATATTACGGTTCTAGCCTAAAAGGTGCTAGAGATGGCGCTAGTATGATTTTAGGCGGCAGAAATATGACGCCGATTGTCGTGAATGCAAAAGGCGGTATTTATTGGTTCCCTAGTAAATCGCCATCAAGCAGGGATTGCATCTGGTTTGCGCTTCATCAGATCAAGCATTATGAAAAGATTGACCAAGGAAGAACCCTTGTGACATTTTATAATGAAAGTACGTTTGAATTAGATGTAAGCTATTATTCATTCGATAAAAGAGTTAAAGAGGCTTATAAACTTAAGTGTAAAATAGATGAAAGAACGACTGAAATCCCTTTTCAAGTAGCTGAAACAAAAGAAAAGTTTCATTTCAATAAAAATAATCATAACTTGAACTATGGTGTGATTAAGGTTTAG
- a CDS encoding S8 family serine peptidase has protein sequence MKFSMKLVASLLLAMSLLIPVAGASASNNAQDLSEIKEKQRSLRGETFRVLIDTTASNLNATTMKEVKVRNQFSANSFTTDVTEKEYQALKSIPGVKVEKVEILSIQADMKSLKLNDEIGTAAASQSIPWGIKAIYNNNSLTQTSGGNNVRIAILDTGVTVSHADLYYNAEQCKDFTQTPTVVNGTCTDRQGHGTHVAGSALAEGGDDRKGVYGVAPNAKIWAYKVLGDDGSGYADDIANAIRHVADQASSLKVKTVINMSLGSSGESSLITNAVNYAYSKGVLVVAAAGNSGYAPGSIGYPAALPTAIAVANLENVIQNGTYRVANSSSRGYTATAGDYVIQKGDVEISAPGTAIFSAWNNGGYATISGTSMASPHVAGLAAKIWAENPSFTNVQLRANLQNRAKAYDIRGGYYAGTNDDIASGFGFARVK, from the coding sequence ATGAAATTTTCTATGAAACTCGTCGCTAGTCTTTTACTTGCGATGTCCTTGCTTATCCCGGTAGCCGGAGCAAGCGCCAGCAACAACGCACAAGACTTAAGTGAAATAAAGGAAAAACAGCGATCTCTTCGAGGGGAAACATTTCGCGTACTTATCGATACAACCGCTTCAAATTTAAACGCAACGACCATGAAGGAAGTTAAAGTCCGCAATCAGTTTAGTGCCAACTCCTTTACAACGGATGTGACGGAAAAGGAATATCAGGCATTAAAAAGTATTCCAGGCGTGAAAGTCGAAAAAGTGGAAATTCTGTCCATTCAAGCAGATATGAAATCTTTGAAACTGAATGACGAAATAGGAACAGCAGCTGCAAGTCAATCCATTCCTTGGGGAATAAAAGCAATTTACAATAATAACTCCTTAACACAAACATCAGGTGGAAATAACGTCCGCATTGCGATACTCGACACAGGCGTCACCGTAAGTCATGCGGATTTATACTATAATGCGGAACAATGTAAAGACTTCACGCAAACCCCAACGGTAGTGAACGGGACCTGTACGGATCGACAAGGTCACGGAACACACGTAGCAGGCTCCGCGCTTGCTGAAGGTGGCGATGATCGCAAAGGTGTTTATGGCGTCGCACCTAACGCAAAAATTTGGGCTTACAAAGTATTAGGAGATGATGGAAGTGGATACGCAGATGATATTGCCAATGCAATCCGTCATGTGGCCGACCAAGCATCTTCGCTCAAAGTGAAAACAGTCATTAATATGTCACTAGGCTCCAGTGGTGAAAGCTCCCTTATTACAAACGCAGTGAACTACGCATACAGTAAAGGGGTTTTGGTAGTCGCTGCTGCTGGTAACAGCGGTTATGCACCAGGCTCAATAGGCTATCCGGCAGCGTTACCAACAGCAATCGCAGTCGCAAACCTAGAAAATGTCATTCAAAACGGCACTTATCGTGTGGCGAACTCATCTTCACGTGGCTACACGGCCACTGCAGGTGATTATGTCATTCAAAAAGGTGATGTTGAAATCTCTGCACCTGGTACAGCCATATTCTCAGCATGGAACAATGGCGGCTATGCAACAATAAGCGGTACATCAATGGCTTCTCCCCATGTAGCGGGTCTAGCAGCAAAAATTTGGGCGGAAAATCCAAGCTTCACAAATGTACAATTGCGTGCAAACCTTCAAAATCGTGCCAAAGCGTACGACATCCGTGGCGGTTACTACGCAGGTACAAATGATGATATCGCATCTGGATTTGGTTTTGCGCGAGTAAAGTAA
- a CDS encoding DUF4062 domain-containing protein: MAGLKVFVSSTCYDLSIVRSQLRTFLNAMGYNPIMSDYNDVLFDPRIHTHSSCIDEVGNSDMLILIIGSRFGGKGVPEAVEKVDTGIIKDNTSTPLSEVRENLSITQLEVLKAIEESIPIYTFIEQQVWHDHELYERNKDKEIIDQIYFPSIDKQDTAKYIFNFINFVRQRAKGNNIFMFSKIQDVEEVIKKQWASYFQKLLNEQRFREIEVKRIDNLTEQFEDLKAAILSSVSSNREREIAQGVVKYRKLIDFIMVLNVSDFNFVKRSTGNWSDLLAFTEIKEIIDVTEVDFDKRSMGRARTILLRNDETFFESRLPLSHIQDLSLDWGTFISLTPESRDIIVDTLIDLSPRRNMSFRYIPEKFTEVWKDAFKQLRIDVVHEKMDYMTRPIDKKKKV, translated from the coding sequence ATGGCTGGTTTAAAAGTATTTGTATCATCGACTTGTTACGACTTATCGATTGTTAGGTCCCAATTAAGAACATTCCTAAATGCGATGGGATATAACCCAATAATGTCGGATTATAATGATGTATTATTTGATCCGAGGATTCATACTCATTCAAGTTGTATAGATGAAGTCGGTAATAGTGATATGCTGATATTAATAATTGGTTCAAGATTTGGAGGTAAAGGTGTACCAGAGGCAGTAGAGAAAGTAGATACCGGTATTATAAAAGATAATACTTCTACTCCCTTATCTGAAGTGCGGGAAAACTTATCAATAACGCAATTAGAAGTACTGAAAGCGATAGAAGAATCTATACCTATCTATACTTTTATTGAACAACAGGTATGGCATGATCATGAGTTATATGAAAGAAATAAAGATAAGGAAATCATAGATCAGATATATTTTCCGTCTATAGACAAGCAAGATACTGCAAAGTATATATTTAATTTTATAAACTTTGTTCGCCAAAGAGCCAAAGGAAATAATATTTTCATGTTTAGCAAGATCCAAGATGTTGAGGAGGTTATCAAAAAGCAATGGGCAAGTTACTTTCAGAAGCTTTTGAATGAACAACGTTTTAGAGAAATAGAAGTAAAACGTATTGATAACCTAACAGAACAATTCGAGGACTTAAAAGCAGCTATATTAAGTTCCGTGAGTTCTAACAGAGAAAGAGAAATTGCACAAGGTGTAGTAAAGTATAGAAAATTGATTGATTTTATAATGGTTTTAAATGTTAGTGATTTTAATTTTGTAAAAAGATCAACAGGAAATTGGTCGGATCTTTTAGCTTTTACTGAAATAAAGGAGATAATAGACGTTACGGAAGTCGATTTTGATAAGAGAAGCATGGGTAGAGCAAGGACAATATTATTAAGGAATGACGAAACTTTTTTTGAAAGCAGACTTCCCTTATCACATATTCAAGACCTCTCGTTGGATTGGGGTACATTTATTAGCCTTACGCCAGAGTCGAGAGATATTATTGTAGATACTTTGATAGATTTATCGCCTAGAAGAAATATGAGTTTTAGGTATATTCCCGAAAAGTTTACTGAAGTCTGGAAAGATGCATTCAAACAGTTAAGAATTGATGTAGTACACGAAAAAATGGATTATATGACAAGACCAATCGATAAAAAGAAAAAAGTATAA
- a CDS encoding helix-turn-helix domain-containing protein gives MNIGSLMKYHRLRNGMTQAELSEGICSVSHLSKIESNKYTPHKETLEDLFNRMKIAWEIETHVYKNFENKLREFIGYAIYYDLESMENLYMALQKDEEYLQSTDLLNKYELYKLRYYLFKKDMSKAKQQMLLIDKLTQTFNASEKIISDVISVMYHIAIGNDNHAEQLYAKIDEDVDIRNSTNIFEGEYFYQRAWLLHKRAQYDKSSYYAGFAIDHFQKDCNYIRLMHAQMLQAINFTNQDYYLWAEDLFSILIRNTKMMKQEELYHHTLYNFSVLQERMGNHENAYELLVKLKNMISKESAFYDSVLLNLLHTSIGTDRESSKTLEELRERANQSDEPYLKIQLTYFEKMKHSHQELYDYCEEIMFPFLNQFGDIREGRRMALRLAKYHTEKRNYEKAYFYYNYYNEKGDGDHEKEG, from the coding sequence ATGAATATCGGCTCCCTTATGAAATATCACCGCTTACGAAATGGTATGACGCAAGCAGAACTATCCGAAGGTATTTGCTCCGTTTCACATTTAAGTAAAATTGAATCCAATAAATACACACCACACAAAGAAACGCTGGAAGATTTATTCAATCGAATGAAGATCGCTTGGGAAATTGAAACGCATGTTTATAAAAACTTTGAAAATAAGTTAAGGGAATTTATTGGATATGCGATCTATTATGATTTGGAATCAATGGAAAACCTGTACATGGCGTTACAGAAAGACGAAGAATATCTGCAGTCTACTGATTTATTGAATAAATATGAGTTGTATAAGCTACGTTATTACTTGTTTAAAAAAGATATGAGTAAAGCGAAGCAGCAAATGCTGCTGATTGATAAATTAACGCAGACATTTAATGCCTCTGAAAAAATTATTTCAGATGTGATTTCCGTCATGTATCATATAGCCATCGGTAATGACAATCACGCGGAGCAACTGTATGCAAAAATTGACGAAGATGTAGATATCAGGAATAGCACAAATATATTTGAAGGTGAATACTTTTATCAAAGGGCATGGCTGCTACATAAAAGGGCTCAATATGATAAATCCTCTTATTATGCAGGTTTTGCCATTGATCACTTCCAAAAGGACTGTAATTACATCCGCCTCATGCATGCGCAGATGCTTCAAGCCATCAACTTTACGAACCAAGATTACTATTTATGGGCAGAAGATCTATTTTCTATCCTGATTCGAAACACCAAAATGATGAAACAGGAAGAGCTGTATCACCACACACTTTACAATTTCTCCGTATTGCAAGAACGTATGGGAAATCACGAAAATGCCTATGAACTTCTTGTTAAATTGAAAAACATGATTTCTAAAGAAAGTGCATTTTATGATTCGGTATTATTAAACCTGCTGCATACCTCAATTGGAACTGATCGTGAATCGTCAAAAACACTTGAAGAATTACGCGAAAGAGCCAATCAGTCCGATGAACCCTATTTGAAGATTCAATTGACGTATTTTGAGAAAATGAAACACAGTCACCAAGAGCTATATGACTATTGCGAGGAAATCATGTTTCCTTTCTTGAATCAGTTTGGTGATATTAGAGAAGGACGAAGAATGGCGTTACGCCTCGCGAAATACCACACGGAAAAACGCAATTACGAGAAAGCGTACTTTTATTATAACTATTACAATGAAAAAGGAGATGGAGACCATGAAAAAGAAGGTTAA
- a CDS encoding glycine betaine ABC transporter substrate-binding protein has product MFKKLTGIGTAALLTLGLAACSGDSTNANAEKEEESIGESVDYTITGIDPGSGHMQATERVLAEYELSDWELTSANGAAMTAALKRAYDKEEPIIVTGWNPHWKFITFDLKFLDDPELVYGDVEQIHTYARLGLKEDLPEAYTILERFQWTPEDMGEIMIEIEDGIAPEDASRNWIDKNDDKIAEWTEGVESVDGDEITLVYSPWDSEIASHNMMKLVLEDMGHKVTLSSVEPGPLFSSLASGGADVSLAAWLPYTHKDYVEKYEGKFDDLGANMEGVRQGLVVPTYMEDVNSIEDLKN; this is encoded by the coding sequence ATGTTTAAAAAGTTAACAGGAATTGGAACTGCCGCACTATTAACATTAGGTCTTGCCGCTTGTAGTGGTGATTCAACAAATGCAAATGCGGAAAAAGAAGAAGAATCTATCGGGGAATCCGTCGATTATACAATTACAGGAATCGATCCTGGTTCAGGACATATGCAAGCTACTGAAAGAGTCTTGGCAGAATATGAATTGTCTGATTGGGAACTCACTTCAGCAAACGGTGCTGCGATGACTGCTGCGTTAAAAAGAGCGTATGACAAAGAAGAACCGATTATCGTCACAGGTTGGAATCCACATTGGAAATTTATCACGTTCGATTTGAAATTCCTGGATGATCCGGAATTAGTTTACGGGGATGTGGAACAAATCCACACGTACGCACGCCTTGGCTTAAAAGAGGACTTACCAGAAGCGTATACAATTTTGGAACGTTTCCAGTGGACACCTGAAGATATGGGCGAAATCATGATTGAAATAGAAGACGGCATCGCTCCAGAAGATGCGTCCCGTAACTGGATCGATAAAAATGATGACAAAATCGCGGAATGGACAGAAGGTGTAGAGTCAGTTGATGGCGATGAAATCACACTCGTTTACTCACCGTGGGACAGTGAAATTGCCAGCCACAACATGATGAAACTCGTTCTAGAAGACATGGGACATAAAGTTACCCTATCTTCTGTAGAACCTGGACCATTGTTCTCCTCACTCGCTAGTGGTGGAGCAGATGTATCACTCGCTGCTTGGCTCCCCTACACACACAAAGACTATGTCGAGAAATACGAAGGAAAATTTGATGACCTCGGGGCAAACATGGAAGGTGTCAGACAAGGCTTAGTTGTGCCGACCTATATGGAAGATGTAAATTCAATAGAAGATTTAAAGAACTAG
- a CDS encoding ThiF family adenylyltransferase, translating to MNERYSRQELFTPIGEEGQALIRNASVFILGAGALGSSAGEMLVRAGIGRITIVDRDIIDWTNLHRQQLYTEQDVIDQLPKAVAAEKRLTAINSDVDVTGIVVDVTPDNVLDLIKGHDFIVDGTDNIEIRLLANDAALKLGGIPFFMGACVGSYGLTFPIGIKNGQPCLHCLLETLPAQTMTCDTVGVISPIVVTTAARQVADVLKYVTGTKFPPKLQSTNLWTGERASIDVSKLKKDNCPSCSENPTYPFLSAKESMRTAVLCGRDTVQLSWPKSRQFELDAFAESIRGTVSKLVHNPHLLACEYDGHRLVLFRDGRMLIHGTKDIVAAKKIAAGLLG from the coding sequence TTGAACGAACGCTATTCACGTCAAGAATTATTCACGCCAATCGGTGAAGAAGGTCAGGCGTTAATTCGCAACGCAAGTGTATTCATCCTTGGGGCTGGTGCACTTGGTTCTTCTGCCGGCGAAATGCTCGTCCGCGCCGGTATCGGACGAATCACAATCGTCGACCGCGACATTATTGACTGGACCAACTTACACCGCCAACAACTGTACACCGAACAAGACGTCATCGATCAATTGCCGAAAGCTGTGGCGGCGGAAAAACGATTGACCGCCATTAATAGTGATGTCGATGTAACGGGAATTGTCGTCGATGTCACTCCCGATAATGTGCTGGATTTAATCAAGGGGCATGATTTTATTGTAGACGGAACAGATAATATCGAAATCCGCCTGCTTGCCAACGACGCGGCGTTAAAGCTTGGCGGCATTCCCTTTTTCATGGGGGCTTGCGTCGGCAGTTATGGGCTAACCTTCCCGATTGGAATTAAAAACGGACAACCTTGTCTTCACTGTTTACTTGAAACATTACCTGCACAAACGATGACGTGTGACACAGTGGGCGTCATTAGCCCAATCGTTGTCACAACTGCGGCACGCCAAGTTGCAGACGTACTAAAATATGTCACCGGCACAAAATTTCCACCAAAACTGCAGTCCACAAACTTATGGACAGGTGAACGTGCGTCGATCGATGTCAGCAAGTTGAAGAAGGATAATTGTCCGAGCTGTTCTGAGAATCCTACCTATCCATTTCTTTCAGCCAAAGAATCGATGCGCACAGCAGTGCTTTGCGGTCGCGACACTGTCCAATTATCATGGCCAAAAAGTCGTCAGTTTGAACTCGACGCTTTCGCGGAATCCATTCGTGGAACCGTATCAAAACTCGTACACAACCCACATCTACTCGCTTGTGAATACGACGGCCATCGACTCGTTCTTTTTCGCGACGGCCGCATGCTCATACACGGAACGAAAGATATTGTAGCGGCGAAGAAAATTGCTGCGGGCTTGTTGGGATGA
- a CDS encoding GNAT family N-acetyltransferase translates to MKINFDNSKKINVEQLERLYNDVGWYAYTQDLEGLQQAVEQSLEVITAWKEEELVGLIRVVGDGLTIIYIQDILVLNSLQNQGIATQLMQQVLKKYKNVRQKVLMTEEAPDVRHFYEKNGFESCDKGSLVAFAKMN, encoded by the coding sequence TTGAAAATAAACTTTGATAATAGTAAAAAGATAAATGTGGAACAATTAGAAAGATTATATAATGACGTAGGATGGTATGCTTATACACAAGATTTAGAAGGTCTTCAACAGGCGGTAGAGCAATCGTTGGAAGTTATAACTGCTTGGAAAGAGGAAGAATTAGTGGGGTTAATTCGGGTTGTTGGGGATGGATTAACTATAATCTATATTCAAGATATTCTTGTGTTAAATTCTCTTCAAAATCAAGGTATTGCTACTCAACTGATGCAACAGGTTCTAAAGAAATATAAAAACGTTCGTCAAAAAGTTTTAATGACCGAGGAAGCGCCAGATGTAAGACATTTTTACGAAAAAAATGGTTTCGAATCTTGCGATAAGGGTTCCCTAGTAGCGTTTGCAAAAATGAATTAA
- a CDS encoding mechanosensitive ion channel family protein produces the protein MDFISRQLLKFELDPTLVDYLSIIVMLFFIAIICVLANLITKKVVIRIITQVVRRTKFKWDNMLLDRKVFHKLSHIVPVIIIYYFAFAFPAYQFLIEKAAISYLIIMGLIIINSLLNAVNDIYQTYEISKVKPVKGYIQVVKIIVVTLGIILVIANLMGKSPLLLLSGIGALSAVLMLVFKDSLLGLVAGIQLTSNDMVRVGDWIEMPKYGADGDVLDISLNTVMVQNFDKTITAIPSYALISDSFINWRGMQKSGGRRIKRSVFVDTTSISFCTDEMITNFKDIHYLSDYIISREREIAKYNTQNKINPSNPVNGRALTNIGVFRVYINNYVQNHPGINQEMLLMVRQLAPSETGLPIEIYAFTNDVRWGVYETTQSDIFDHLFAVAPEFGIQLFQNPSGSDLKSLRMDHAEILQ, from the coding sequence ATGGATTTCATTAGTAGGCAGCTTCTAAAATTTGAATTGGATCCTACCTTAGTTGATTACCTTTCTATTATAGTTATGCTTTTTTTCATTGCGATCATTTGTGTATTGGCAAATCTAATCACGAAGAAGGTAGTCATCCGAATCATCACTCAAGTTGTTAGGAGAACAAAATTCAAGTGGGATAATATGCTTTTGGATAGGAAGGTTTTTCATAAGCTATCTCATATTGTTCCTGTCATTATTATATATTACTTCGCTTTTGCCTTCCCGGCCTATCAATTTTTGATAGAAAAAGCTGCGATATCCTATTTAATTATTATGGGGTTAATCATTATCAACAGCCTTCTAAATGCAGTGAACGATATATATCAAACCTATGAAATCTCCAAGGTCAAGCCAGTTAAGGGATATATACAAGTGGTTAAGATTATTGTCGTAACGCTTGGGATTATATTGGTTATTGCAAACCTGATGGGCAAGAGTCCACTATTGCTGCTCAGTGGAATTGGTGCTCTTTCAGCTGTCCTGATGTTGGTATTTAAAGATTCCTTACTCGGCCTCGTTGCGGGGATTCAGTTGACTTCTAATGATATGGTTCGAGTGGGAGACTGGATTGAAATGCCTAAATACGGGGCAGATGGGGATGTACTAGATATCTCGTTAAATACAGTAATGGTCCAGAATTTTGATAAAACAATTACGGCGATTCCAAGCTACGCCCTGATATCCGATTCATTTATTAATTGGAGAGGAATGCAAAAATCCGGGGGGCGAAGAATCAAGCGGTCGGTATTTGTCGATACAACGAGTATTTCCTTTTGCACAGATGAGATGATTACTAATTTCAAAGATATTCACTACCTATCAGATTATATCATCAGTAGGGAACGTGAAATTGCTAAGTATAATACTCAGAACAAAATTAACCCGTCGAATCCAGTGAATGGAAGAGCCTTGACAAATATCGGCGTTTTCAGGGTATATATCAATAATTATGTCCAAAACCATCCGGGGATCAATCAAGAGATGCTCTTAATGGTAAGGCAGTTGGCACCTAGCGAAACGGGATTGCCTATCGAAATTTACGCGTTTACAAATGATGTGAGATGGGGCGTGTACGAAACAACCCAATCCGATATCTTCGACCATCTTTTTGCCGTAGCACCGGAATTTGGTATCCAATTATTCCAAAATCCATCTGGAAGTGATTTAAAATCATTGCGGATGGATCACGCAGAAATCTTGCAATAA
- a CDS encoding PIG-L deacetylase family protein — translation MKRVLSILLVLILLTGCNPKGNGMDHSNEDLEMDYTTAIYYSPHADDEVLSMGSGILHNLALGKEVIVVLLSKGLASNAINIVNEKLEKEGHSPITPEEFGQARVEEFRNSVTSLGVSEDNIYIYDLDDGQFTSNDVASIINDFVDKYPNALHNAMSYNDPHSDHAATGQAVSELIENGDIQHGLYYLPIQEHNNMDFEGVYTVPEDRVDAFEQALKAYGKWSPEDKSYSIGYLSVRNYFELAEKSLEGRWHH, via the coding sequence ATGAAACGTGTCTTGAGTATTTTGCTCGTACTTATCTTGTTAACCGGATGTAATCCTAAGGGTAACGGGATGGATCATTCCAATGAGGATCTTGAAATGGACTACACGACTGCAATTTATTATTCACCGCATGCGGACGATGAAGTTCTTAGTATGGGATCAGGGATATTACATAATTTAGCGCTGGGTAAAGAAGTGATTGTCGTGCTTCTTTCAAAAGGACTGGCTAGCAATGCGATTAATATTGTCAATGAAAAACTAGAAAAAGAAGGGCATTCGCCCATTACACCTGAAGAATTTGGCCAAGCACGTGTTGAGGAGTTTAGAAACTCAGTTACTAGCTTGGGTGTAAGTGAAGATAATATTTATATTTATGATTTAGATGATGGACAGTTTACTTCAAATGATGTGGCTTCAATCATAAATGACTTTGTAGACAAATACCCAAATGCGCTCCATAATGCGATGTCATACAATGATCCACATTCCGATCATGCGGCAACCGGGCAAGCAGTGAGTGAGTTGATAGAAAATGGTGATATCCAACACGGCCTCTATTACCTTCCCATTCAAGAGCATAACAACATGGACTTTGAGGGTGTTTATACTGTTCCTGAAGATCGTGTTGATGCGTTTGAACAGGCATTAAAGGCTTACGGGAAATGGTCTCCGGAAGATAAATCTTATAGCATCGGTTACCTGTCCGTGCGAAACTATTTCGAGCTTGCAGAAAAGTCACTTGAAGGTCGTTGGCATCACTAA
- a CDS encoding sigma-70 family RNA polymerase sigma factor → MENFEEVLTQYEPMISAAMRKLNIYRDHESFRQAGRVALWQAWTRYEEGTGHFAPFASVSIRGAMLDLIKKEVRFEENVIQTEDDVLEFLNDTESTDSPTSDVWSDRLRQAFKVLNNAEREFIQWYFLEGLSQAECAEKAGVSVAGIKKRRQRMILKLREALQDCTSQEVTSI, encoded by the coding sequence TTGGAAAACTTTGAAGAGGTACTTACGCAATATGAACCAATGATTTCAGCAGCCATGAGAAAACTCAATATTTACCGTGATCATGAAAGTTTTCGCCAGGCAGGTCGCGTTGCATTATGGCAGGCTTGGACGCGTTATGAGGAAGGAACAGGACATTTTGCGCCATTTGCATCTGTAAGTATTCGAGGCGCAATGCTTGATCTAATCAAGAAAGAAGTACGATTCGAGGAAAATGTTATTCAAACTGAGGATGATGTGCTCGAGTTTTTGAACGACACTGAAAGCACTGATAGCCCAACGTCTGATGTATGGTCGGATCGACTCCGCCAGGCATTCAAAGTATTGAATAATGCTGAACGAGAATTTATCCAGTGGTATTTTTTAGAGGGATTATCGCAGGCAGAGTGTGCTGAAAAAGCAGGTGTTTCTGTTGCGGGTATTAAAAAGAGGCGGCAGCGGATGATTTTGAAATTGAGGGAGGCATTACAGGATTGTACATCTCAAGAAGTTACTTCCATATAA
- a CDS encoding DUF4176 domain-containing protein, giving the protein MKLLPLYNNGGTIGYFDYGACLYPNGQVDQKTFFFNEADIEDILIETVTILEIFSD; this is encoded by the coding sequence ATGAAGCTATTACCTTTATATAATAATGGCGGGACAATCGGATATTTTGACTATGGCGCTTGTTTATATCCAAATGGACAAGTCGATCAAAAAACATTTTTCTTCAACGAAGCAGATATTGAAGATATTTTGATTGAAACGGTGACGATTTTAGAAATATTTTCAGATTGA